A DNA window from Methanobacterium sp. contains the following coding sequences:
- a CDS encoding ABC transporter permease — protein sequence MNYLGLILKNPFRNRTRASLAIIGIAIGIATIVALGLVTSALQSSTQTTLKAGEAEITVMANGSNNFQSSADLNMTQVANVKSISGVKDATGVLSEEISLNSSSSSSSSSGSGFGRGGGQGGFSVTGIDSSKLSLVGISGSGLNGTTFNNSANEIIIGKTAAQNQNKTIGDNITLYNQTFKIVGIYETGSFMTDGGAYMSLSKLQNLTSNTNKISNIEVKVDDNANVTQVSQAITNKYPSLATTTALDQANMINSILSVINNATWAISLLAILIGGIGVINTMIMSVYERTREIGVLKAVGWPSRRILGMIVGESIVLTLAAAVVGTVVGTVLVYGGLMIFNIASLTPVFTLDLLVRAFGVALIVGVLGGLYPAYRASRLAPTEALRYE from the coding sequence ATGAATTATCTTGGATTAATTTTAAAAAATCCATTTAGAAATAGAACAAGAGCTTCCCTTGCGATTATAGGTATTGCAATTGGAATTGCAACTATTGTGGCATTGGGTCTTGTTACCAGTGCTCTTCAATCTTCCACGCAAACGACCCTTAAAGCAGGGGAAGCTGAAATTACTGTAATGGCAAACGGTTCAAACAATTTTCAATCCTCAGCTGATCTTAATATGACGCAAGTAGCTAATGTTAAGAGTATAAGTGGTGTTAAAGATGCTACTGGAGTTTTAAGTGAGGAAATCAGCTTAAATAGTAGTTCAAGTTCTTCAAGTTCTTCAGGTTCAGGATTTGGTCGGGGCGGCGGTCAAGGTGGCTTTTCTGTGACTGGTATTGACAGCAGCAAATTAAGTCTTGTAGGTATAAGTGGAAGTGGTCTTAATGGAACTACCTTCAATAACAGTGCAAACGAGATTATAATAGGTAAAACTGCAGCTCAAAACCAAAACAAAACCATTGGGGATAATATCACACTTTACAATCAGACTTTCAAAATTGTTGGAATTTATGAAACGGGAAGCTTCATGACAGACGGTGGAGCATACATGTCCTTAAGTAAACTTCAAAATCTAACCTCCAACACTAACAAAATCAGCAATATCGAAGTTAAAGTCGATGATAATGCTAATGTCACCCAAGTAAGCCAGGCAATCACAAACAAGTATCCAAGTCTAGCTACAACAACAGCTTTAGATCAGGCTAACATGATAAATAGCATTTTAAGCGTGATTAATAATGCAACATGGGCAATTTCGCTCTTAGCAATATTAATTGGGGGAATTGGAGTTATAAATACCATGATAATGTCAGTATATGAAAGAACTCGTGAAATTGGGGTTCTAAAAGCTGTAGGCTGGCCAAGTAGAAGAATACTTGGAATGATAGTAGGGGAATCAATTGTACTTACCCTAGCAGCTGCAGTAGTAGGTACTGTCGTAGGTACTGTACTAGTTTACGGAGGATTAATGATATTTAATATTGCCTCATTAACACCGGTATTTACACTTGATTTGCTTGTAAGAGCATTTGGAGTTGCTCTAATTGTAGGTGTACTTGGAGGACTTTATCCAGCTTACAGAGCGAGCAGATTAGCACCAACGGAGGCGTTGCGCTATGAATAA
- a CDS encoding winged helix-turn-helix domain-containing protein, with amino-acid sequence MNRIVYWAILGTRGGLNRAKIIKKINETPCNAYQLAEELSLSYSTIRHHLKILEDAKIVKPTGERYGKIYFLSEEMEKNYDDFEVIWKQVKGLKDD; translated from the coding sequence ATGAATAGAATAGTGTATTGGGCAATTCTTGGTACGCGCGGTGGATTAAATCGTGCCAAAATCATAAAAAAAATAAATGAAACGCCTTGTAACGCATATCAACTTGCTGAAGAGTTAAGTTTGAGTTACAGCACTATAAGACACCATCTTAAGATTTTAGAAGATGCTAAAATAGTTAAACCAACTGGAGAAAGATATGGTAAGATATATTTTCTCTCAGAAGAGATGGAAAAAAATTATGATGATTTTGAAGTAATATGGAAACAGGTTAAAGGATTAAAAGATGATTAA
- a CDS encoding PadR family transcriptional regulator, producing MEDNGLIEGSWEHQGKRKVKYYTITDKGQNFILSFKKLAEHAKNDHANLWTEFQDYMGSI from the coding sequence TTGGAAGATAATGGATTAATAGAAGGATCATGGGAACATCAAGGAAAAAGAAAGGTGAAGTATTATACCATAACTGATAAAGGCCAAAATTTCATTTTAAGTTTCAAAAAACTTGCTGAACATGCTAAAAATGATCACGCTAACCTCTGGACAGAATTTCAGGATTATATGGGTTCTATTTAA
- a CDS encoding alpha/beta hydrolase: MSNKQAEKVLDTINKNISLNQGNIFHLRRDFEQLYLKFSSKHELNVKIQNVSDIPGFKICAENAQNDRVILFFHGGSFTTGSTKDHLDLCGKLSRASGFCVFSIDYRLAPEHKFPDAVEDCLMSYLWLLKNGIEASQIIIAGISAGGTLALSTLLSLRDSGVELPRAAVCMSPLVDMLFEGHSMVTNKGKDWITQERLEKSRKIYLKGNSLTQPLASPIYADLHGLPPLMIQVGSHELLLDDIIKFYEKAVDSNVEVTFELWKDMFHSFQIFSSYIEEGQNATQNAGEYIKHMLSL; this comes from the coding sequence ATGAGCAATAAACAAGCTGAAAAAGTATTGGACACAATCAACAAAAATATTTCTTTAAATCAGGGCAATATATTTCATCTAAGAAGAGATTTTGAACAGCTGTATCTTAAATTCAGTTCTAAACATGAGCTTAATGTGAAAATTCAAAACGTCAGCGATATACCCGGATTTAAAATCTGTGCCGAAAATGCTCAAAATGATAGGGTAATACTGTTTTTCCATGGAGGTAGTTTTACAACAGGATCTACAAAGGATCATCTTGACTTGTGCGGGAAACTATCTCGTGCATCAGGTTTTTGTGTTTTTAGCATTGATTACAGGCTTGCACCAGAACATAAATTTCCTGATGCGGTAGAAGACTGCTTAATGTCATATTTATGGCTCTTAAAGAATGGAATAGAAGCCTCCCAAATTATTATTGCAGGGATATCTGCTGGTGGAACTTTAGCATTATCTACGCTTTTATCTCTACGAGATAGTGGAGTTGAGCTTCCAAGAGCTGCAGTGTGCATGTCACCCTTAGTTGATATGCTATTTGAAGGTCACTCCATGGTAACAAATAAAGGAAAAGACTGGATTACACAAGAAAGGCTTGAAAAATCAAGAAAAATCTATTTAAAAGGTAACAGCCTAACTCAACCTTTAGCTTCACCCATTTATGCAGATTTACATGGATTACCTCCATTAATGATTCAGGTTGGCAGCCATGAACTGCTATTGGATGATATTATAAAATTTTATGAAAAAGCAGTTGATTCTAATGTTGAAGTGACTTTTGAACTCTGGAAAGACATGTTTCACAGTTTTCAGATTTTTTCATCATATATTGAAGAAGGGCAAAATGCCACTCAAAATGCCGGAGAATATATAAAACATATGTTATCACTGTAA
- a CDS encoding SGNH/GDSL hydrolase family protein — translation MKTILCYGDSLTWGYDPATGKRITRDKRWPGVLRNDLCSNYFVIEEGLNGRTTLWDDPLHGGYKNGMKYLIPCLASHRPVDLVILFLGTNDLKTRFSLSATEIARSIRVLVDLILKSEAGPHENAPELLLVAPPIITELSNFAEEFESGKAKSRLLGQYYKQVAEEYNIHFLDASEVVRASDLDGIHLDDDEHIKLGHVIADIVGKIME, via the coding sequence ATGAAAACTATTCTTTGTTATGGTGATTCACTTACATGGGGCTATGATCCTGCAACTGGCAAGCGTATTACAAGAGATAAACGATGGCCAGGAGTTTTAAGGAACGATTTATGCAGTAATTATTTTGTAATTGAAGAAGGACTGAATGGTAGAACAACATTATGGGACGACCCACTGCATGGGGGCTATAAGAATGGAATGAAGTATCTTATACCATGTCTTGCATCCCATAGACCAGTTGATCTTGTAATATTATTTTTAGGCACCAATGACCTTAAAACACGCTTTTCTCTTTCTGCTACAGAAATTGCCCGCAGCATCCGTGTTCTGGTAGATCTAATTCTCAAAAGTGAAGCAGGCCCCCATGAAAATGCACCCGAACTATTATTAGTTGCTCCGCCTATAATTACAGAACTATCCAATTTTGCTGAGGAATTTGAAAGTGGAAAAGCTAAATCACGTCTATTGGGCCAATACTATAAGCAAGTAGCTGAAGAGTATAATATTCATTTTTTAGACGCTTCAGAAGTGGTTAGAGCAAGTGATCTGGATGGAATTCATTTAGATGATGATGAACATATTAAACTTGGCCATGTAATAGCAGATATTGTTGGAAAAATCATGGAATAA
- a CDS encoding GNAT family protein — MRIRPGFPKLSTERLILRKMTSKDAETLFKFWSDDEVTKYMNMNSFVNIEQATYMINFLNNLFKNKEGIRWALIRKEDNTLIGTCGFNTWVKRSSRGEIGYELGHEYWGKGYATEALKEVIRFGFKETLLNRIEAYVVPEASRSVNVLEKLGFRKEGTLREYGYWNNRYWSEHIYALLRKEWKQLK, encoded by the coding sequence TTGAGAATAAGACCCGGATTTCCAAAATTATCTACAGAAAGATTAATTTTACGAAAAATGACCAGTAAAGATGCAGAAACATTATTCAAATTCTGGTCAGATGATGAAGTTACAAAATACATGAATATGAACTCTTTTGTAAATATTGAACAGGCCACCTATATGATTAACTTTTTAAACAACCTATTTAAAAACAAGGAAGGTATTAGGTGGGCACTAATCCGGAAAGAAGATAATACCCTTATTGGGACATGTGGTTTTAACACATGGGTTAAAAGAAGCTCTAGAGGAGAAATTGGATACGAATTAGGCCACGAATACTGGGGAAAAGGATACGCCACAGAGGCCTTGAAAGAAGTAATTAGATTTGGATTTAAAGAAACGCTTTTAAACCGTATTGAAGCATATGTTGTCCCAGAAGCATCACGATCCGTTAATGTACTTGAAAAACTTGGTTTCAGGAAAGAAGGAACTCTTAGAGAATATGGATACTGGAACAACAGGTACTGGAGCGAACATATTTACGCATTACTCCGGAAAGAATGGAAGCAGTTAAAATAA
- a CDS encoding HEAT repeat domain-containing protein produces the protein MVTEDKRKQAQRKRGQISSEELGAYVEFEAEHLIEMLNSDNPPERTIAATILGNRRDEKGILSLCDSLKKEKALYSRIAMSEALGKMGETAVPPLIKLLGQIGNNQEKELPEKYFNKKSFPLARDMAARTIVKIGKPATPYLIEVVEKQNDYILQQAVDALGGIAAKTCDRSALPVLLNGLDSNNEITLWKIIRSLSGFKHSSEALPPLLNILESDYNAAIIWESARTLGQISINRQDVMDALCKLETNDHPEIKKAAKNALINLKNL, from the coding sequence ATGGTAACTGAAGATAAAAGGAAACAGGCCCAAAGAAAAAGAGGTCAGATTTCATCGGAAGAGCTTGGAGCATATGTTGAATTTGAGGCCGAACATTTAATTGAAATGTTAAATAGCGACAATCCCCCAGAAAGAACAATTGCTGCAACCATACTAGGAAATAGAAGAGATGAAAAAGGAATATTGTCATTATGTGACTCTTTAAAGAAAGAGAAAGCACTTTATTCGCGAATTGCCATGTCTGAAGCATTGGGCAAAATGGGAGAAACAGCAGTTCCCCCATTAATCAAATTACTGGGCCAGATTGGAAATAATCAGGAAAAAGAACTACCAGAGAAATATTTTAACAAGAAAAGTTTTCCACTGGCACGCGATATGGCTGCAAGGACAATTGTCAAAATTGGAAAACCAGCTACACCATATCTAATTGAAGTAGTGGAAAAACAGAATGATTATATTTTACAACAGGCAGTTGATGCTTTGGGTGGGATAGCAGCTAAGACCTGCGACAGAAGCGCACTGCCTGTACTGCTTAATGGCCTTGATTCAAATAATGAAATTACTTTGTGGAAAATAATCAGGTCCTTAAGTGGATTTAAACATAGTTCTGAAGCACTGCCACCACTGCTAAATATTTTAGAAAGTGATTATAACGCTGCAATTATCTGGGAATCTGCAAGAACTTTAGGCCAGATAAGTATCAACAGGCAGGATGTTATGGATGCACTTTGTAAATTAGAAACGAATGATCACCCTGAAATTAAAAAAGCAGCAAAAAATGCATTGATTAATCTTAAAAATCTTTAA
- a CDS encoding cupin domain-containing protein, translated as MSAYKIGKTSEEDYIKVFDGIERKTLVYGDNTLLAEFKLEKGKILPAHSHPEEQTGYLVSGRIILIINGEKHEMKPGDSWAIPGEAEHGAETVEDSVAVEIFSPVREDYIRE; from the coding sequence ATGTCAGCATATAAAATTGGAAAAACAAGTGAAGAGGATTATATTAAAGTTTTTGATGGAATAGAACGAAAAACACTGGTTTATGGAGATAATACGCTTTTAGCTGAATTTAAATTAGAAAAAGGAAAAATATTACCTGCACACAGCCACCCTGAAGAACAGACTGGTTATCTTGTATCAGGCCGCATAATACTCATCATCAATGGTGAAAAACATGAAATGAAACCAGGTGACAGCTGGGCCATTCCCGGGGAAGCAGAACATGGTGCAGAAACAGTTGAAGATTCAGTTGCGGTTGAAATATTTTCGCCGGTTAGAGAAGATTATATCCGGGAATAA
- a CDS encoding class I SAM-dependent methyltransferase — MEDTHNQEYWDKAAEEKKFPTPFKIEEFEKFVPKERSILDVGCGYGRTLDELYNHGFKNLVGIDYSQGMVERGLKEHPYLNLIKTDGDSISFPDNKFDAVLLISVLTSNVKDEEQEKLISEILRVLKEGGILYLTDFLINDDKRNLGRYQKYEDKYGIYGIFELPEGAVLRHHTEKHILELTNDFNKIVFEKTVFDTMNGHKSNGFYYVGKKK; from the coding sequence ATGGAAGATACTCACAATCAAGAATACTGGGATAAAGCGGCCGAAGAAAAGAAATTTCCAACCCCTTTTAAAATTGAAGAGTTTGAAAAATTTGTACCAAAGGAAAGAAGCATATTAGATGTGGGCTGCGGTTATGGAAGGACGCTGGATGAACTTTACAATCACGGCTTTAAGAACTTGGTAGGTATTGATTACTCTCAGGGAATGGTAGAACGAGGTTTAAAAGAACATCCCTATTTAAATCTCATTAAAACTGATGGAGACAGTATATCGTTTCCGGATAACAAATTTGATGCTGTGCTTCTTATTTCTGTGTTAACATCCAATGTTAAAGACGAAGAACAGGAAAAACTGATTTCAGAAATCTTAAGGGTGCTTAAAGAGGGAGGAATTTTGTATCTAACTGATTTTTTAATAAACGATGATAAAAGAAATCTGGGGAGATACCAAAAATATGAAGATAAATATGGGATTTATGGTATTTTTGAACTTCCAGAAGGTGCAGTTTTAAGGCACCACACTGAAAAACATATTTTAGAATTGACAAATGATTTTAATAAAATAGTATTTGAAAAAACAGTCTTTGATACTATGAACGGCCATAAATCAAATGGATTTTATTATGTTGGAAAAAAGAAATAA